Sequence from the Deltaproteobacteria bacterium genome:
GTTCTTCGCGAACCTCGCCAAGGCGCTCGGCCTCGAACGCTGGATCCCGCACCAGATGGACGACGCGCGCCAGGACGCGCTGCGCGCGGACCTCGCCGCGGCCTTCGCCACCCGCGACCGCGACGCCTGGGTGGCCGAGCTCGGGCCCGGCGACGCCTGCGTCGCGCCGGTCTCGAGCGTCGCCGAGGCCGCCCGCGACCCGCACTTCGCGGCGCGCGGCGTCTGGGCCACGGCCGAGCACCCGGCGCACGGGAGCGTGCGCCAGGTGGGCCCCGTGCTCGCCGGCCAGACCCCGCTCGCCGGCCCGACGCGTGCCCGCGACGCGTCCGACACCGACACGGATCGCCTGCTGCGCGAGGCCGGCCTCGCGCCCGAGGCGATCGAGACCCTGCGCCGCGACGGCGTCGTCGCGTGAAGGAGGCGCCATGTCCGAGCTGCCGGAGGAAGTGGCGGGCTGGATCGGCCAGAAGCGCTACGAGCAGCCCGGCGAGTTCGACGTCGAGCGCGGCTACGTGGCCACGACCTGCGCGTCGGTCGAGAACGGCAACCCGCTCTACTGGGACGAGGCCGTGGCCCGGGAGCTGACCGGCGGCTGGATCGCGCCGCCGACCATGCTCTCGGTCTGGTTCCGGCCGCACTACTGGGCGCCCCACCGGAGCGGCACCGCCCAGCCGCTCCAGGTCCACTTCGACCTGAAGGAGAAGCTGGACCTCCCCGAGGCCGTGATGACCGACAACACGATCGTGTTCGGCGAGCCGGTGCGCCCCGGCGACCGGCTCACGACCTGGCAGGTGCTGCGCTCGGTCTCCGAGCCGAAGCAGACCAAGCTCGGCCAGGGCCGCTTCTGGGTCATCGACGTCGAGTACCAGAACCAGCGCGGCGAGTGGGTCGGCACCGAGACCTACACCGGCTTCGGGTACCGGAGGGAGTCGTGAGCCTCACGATCGGCGACGTGAAGCCGGGCCTCGCGCTGCCCGAGCTGGCGGTGGACGTGAGCGCCACGACCGTGGTGCTCGGCGCGCTCGCGAGCCGCGACTGGCGGCCGATGCACCACGACCGGGACTTCGCGCAGCAGCGCAACGGCGTGCGCGACATCTTCCTGAACACGCCGAACCTGGCGGCCTGGTACGAGCGCTACCTCGGCGACTGGTGCGGCCCCACCGGCCGGCTCGGCCGCGTTCGCTTCCGGATCCGCGACTCGATCTTCCCGGGCGACCGGATGGTCTTCCGCGGCACCGTCGAGAAGGTGGAGACCGACGACGCCGGCTGCGCCTGGGTCGAGGTGGCCGTGCGGGTGAGCGTCGGCGAGCGCGCCTGCGGCGAGTGCACGGCGCGAATCGCGCTCCCGAGCGCGCCCGGCGACAACCCCTGGCGGCGCAAGGGCGCGGAGTGGAGGCCCTGAGATGGATCTCGATCTCACCGAGGAACAGGAGCTGCTGCGCGAGACCGTGCGCCGCGTGTGCGCGGAGCACGCGCCGCTCGAGGTCGTCCGCAAGCTGGAGGACGACCCGACCGGCTACCCGCCGGCCTTCTGGAAGCAGCTCGCGGAGACCGGCGTCACGGGCGTCCTGATCCCGGAGTCGTTCGGGGGCTCGGGGCTCGGCCTGCTCGACGCCGCGATCGTGTACGAGGAGCTCGGCCGAGCACTCTCGCCCTCGCCCCACTTCGCGAGCGCGGTGATGGGCGCGGGCGTCCTGCAGGCAGCCGGCAGCGAGGCACAGCAGCGCGAGTGGCTGCCGCGCGTCGCCGCGGGCGAGGCGATCCTGACCCCCGCGTGGATGGAGCCCGACGGCGGCTTCGGCCCGCGCGGCGTCCAGCTCGCCGCGCGCGCGGAGGGCGACGGCTTCGTGCTCGCGGGCCTGAAGCGCCACGTGCCCTTCGCGAGCGCCGCGAGCCGCCTCGTGGTGCTCGCGCGCACGGGCGCCGCCGACACGGCCGTGGACCTGTTCCTGGTCGACCCGCGGGCGCCCGGCGTCACGCTGACCCAGCAGAAGAGCCTCGCGGCCGACACCCAGTACCAGGTGCGCTTCGACGCCGTGCGCGTGCCGGCATCGGCGCGGCTCGGCGCCGCCGGCTCCGGCTGGGCCGCCTGGGAGCGCGTGATGCACGACGGCATCGTGCTGCTCGCGGCCCTCGCGATGGGCGGCGCCGAGCGCGCCCTCGAGATCACCGTGCAGTACGCGAAGGACCGCCAGCAGTTCGACAAGCCGCTCGGCGCCTTCCAGGCGATCTCGCACTACCTGGCCGATGCCGCCACCGCGGTGGACGGGGGCAAGACCCTCGTCTACGAGGCCGCCTGGGCGCGCGACCACGGCCGCTCGACGGCGCGCCTCGCGCCGATGGCGAAGCTCTTCGCCTGCCAGACCTGGCGCGATCTCACCGCGATGTGCCAGCAGGTCTGGGGCGGCGTCGGCTTCACGATCGAGTACGACATCCAGCTCTACTTCCGGCGCGCGAAGCAGCTCCAGATCACCTGGTGGGACCCGCGCCATCTCGAGGACCTGGTGGCGGCCGACGTGCTGGACGGCGACGCGCCGTTCCGCTCGGGACTCTGAGGGTGGGGGCCCAGCGTCCGCCCCTCGCCGGGCTGCGCGTGATCGAGTCCTCGCTGCTCGGGCCGGGCGCCATCACGACCCACCTGGCCGATCTCGGCGCGGACGTGATCAAGGTGGAGTCGCCCGCCGGCGACTACATCCGCGAGATGACCTGGCCGATCGTCGAGGGCGTGTCGCTGCTCCACCTGCACGTGCACCGCGGCAAGCGCTCGCTCGTGCTCGACCTGCGCAAGCCCGAGGCGGTCGAGGTGTACAAGGACCTGGCGCGCGGCGCCGACGTGGTGGTCGAGGCCATGCGGCCGGGCTCGCTCGCGCGGCGCGGGCTCGGCTACGAGGAGCTGCGCGCGCTCCACCCGAAGCTCGTCTTCTGCAACATCTCCGGCTACGGGAGCAGCGGGCCCTACCAGGAGCTTCCCGCCCACGGCATCGCCTTCGACACCTGGGCCGGCGTCGTCGGCGTGGCGCGCGACGACGAGGGCTTCACCTACATCCCCGAGCACGCCTCGATCGGGATGCACGCCGGTCCGCTCTTCGGCGCGCTCGGGATCCTGGCCGCCGTGCTGCGCGCGCGCGAGACCGGCCAGGGCTGCCAGCTCGAGCTCGGGCAGAGCGACGCCGCAGCCTACATGGACTGGTACCGGATCGAGAGCTGGCGCGCGTACGAGCGCCCCGCCGACGTGGTCACGGGCAACCAGGCCGACGGCTACGAGCGCCGCGCGCCCGGCACCGCCGGGATGCGCGAGGGCGTCCGCTACCAGATCTACGAGTCCCGGGACGGGCACGTGCTCTTCATGGCCAGCGAGCAGGCCTTCTGGAAGCATTTCTGCGAAGCCGTCGGCCGGCCCGAGCTCTTCGAGCGCTGGCCCGGCTCCCGCTACGCCGACCACGCGCGGGGCAACCGCGCGCTCCAGCGCGAGCTGCGCGAGATCTTCCGCACCCGCACGAGCGCGGAGTGGCTGCGCCTCGGCGCCGAGAAGAACTTCCCGGTGGCGCCCGTCAACACGCCGAAGACGA
This genomic interval carries:
- a CDS encoding MaoC family dehydratase N-terminal domain-containing protein, producing MSELPEEVAGWIGQKRYEQPGEFDVERGYVATTCASVENGNPLYWDEAVARELTGGWIAPPTMLSVWFRPHYWAPHRSGTAQPLQVHFDLKEKLDLPEAVMTDNTIVFGEPVRPGDRLTTWQVLRSVSEPKQTKLGQGRFWVIDVEYQNQRGEWVGTETYTGFGYRRES
- a CDS encoding MaoC/PaaZ C-terminal domain-containing protein; protein product: MSLTIGDVKPGLALPELAVDVSATTVVLGALASRDWRPMHHDRDFAQQRNGVRDIFLNTPNLAAWYERYLGDWCGPTGRLGRVRFRIRDSIFPGDRMVFRGTVEKVETDDAGCAWVEVAVRVSVGERACGECTARIALPSAPGDNPWRRKGAEWRP
- a CDS encoding acyl-CoA/acyl-ACP dehydrogenase — encoded protein: MDLDLTEEQELLRETVRRVCAEHAPLEVVRKLEDDPTGYPPAFWKQLAETGVTGVLIPESFGGSGLGLLDAAIVYEELGRALSPSPHFASAVMGAGVLQAAGSEAQQREWLPRVAAGEAILTPAWMEPDGGFGPRGVQLAARAEGDGFVLAGLKRHVPFASAASRLVVLARTGAADTAVDLFLVDPRAPGVTLTQQKSLAADTQYQVRFDAVRVPASARLGAAGSGWAAWERVMHDGIVLLAALAMGGAERALEITVQYAKDRQQFDKPLGAFQAISHYLADAATAVDGGKTLVYEAAWARDHGRSTARLAPMAKLFACQTWRDLTAMCQQVWGGVGFTIEYDIQLYFRRAKQLQITWWDPRHLEDLVAADVLDGDAPFRSGL
- a CDS encoding CoA transferase; amino-acid sequence: MGAQRPPLAGLRVIESSLLGPGAITTHLADLGADVIKVESPAGDYIREMTWPIVEGVSLLHLHVHRGKRSLVLDLRKPEAVEVYKDLARGADVVVEAMRPGSLARRGLGYEELRALHPKLVFCNISGYGSSGPYQELPAHGIAFDTWAGVVGVARDDEGFTYIPEHASIGMHAGPLFGALGILAAVLRARETGQGCQLELGQSDAAAYMDWYRIESWRAYERPADVVTGNQADGYERRAPGTAGMREGVRYQIYESRDGHVLFMASEQAFWKHFCEAVGRPELFERWPGSRYADHARGNRALQRELREIFRTRTSAEWLRLGAEKNFPVAPVNTPKTIAGDPQFQARFPWYPHEQHGADMLPFPVHFAGEELPAPTRAPTVGQHTDEVLSQVLGYGPDRIARLREQGVLGE